A genomic segment from Desulfovibrio sp. encodes:
- a CDS encoding ABC transporter ATP-binding protein, producing MLEIRDLHVSVKGTPVLKGIDLHVRPGETFILFGPNGSGKTTLLMTLMGFAGYEVTQGQIVYKGTDITNAPMYERARLGIGMSFQRPPTIHGLPTGKLVELCGRGRELDIEGMARKVHFDHFLERDVNAGFSGGEIKRSELLQLMAQKPDLLLFDEPESGVDLENMALVGKTVRFLLDGMPDRCCATLAQREKVRSTSGLIITHTGHILEYVNAHRGQVMYQGKLCCEARPREILDHIATHGYQECLRCLTGDMVGKIAEAPLK from the coding sequence ATGCTTGAAATCCGTGATCTGCATGTTTCGGTCAAGGGCACGCCCGTGCTCAAGGGCATCGACCTGCATGTTCGCCCTGGCGAAACATTCATTCTTTTTGGCCCCAACGGCTCCGGCAAAACTACCCTGCTCATGACCCTCATGGGCTTTGCGGGGTACGAGGTCACGCAGGGCCAGATCGTCTACAAGGGTACAGACATTACCAACGCGCCCATGTACGAGCGTGCGCGCCTTGGCATTGGCATGTCGTTTCAGCGCCCCCCCACCATCCACGGGCTGCCCACGGGCAAACTGGTGGAACTGTGTGGCCGTGGCCGCGAGCTGGATATAGAAGGCATGGCCCGCAAGGTGCATTTTGACCATTTTCTTGAACGCGATGTGAACGCGGGCTTCTCGGGCGGCGAGATCAAGCGCTCTGAACTGCTGCAGCTCATGGCCCAAAAGCCCGACCTGCTGCTCTTTGACGAACCGGAATCGGGCGTGGACCTTGAAAACATGGCCCTCGTGGGCAAGACCGTGCGTTTTCTGCTCGACGGCATGCCCGACCGATGTTGCGCCACGCTGGCGCAACGCGAAAAGGTGCGTTCCACCAGCGGCCTCATCATCACCCACACCGGCCATATTCTTGAATATGTCAACGCCCACCGGGGGCAGGTCATGTATCAGGGCAAGCTGTGCTGCGAGGCGCGGCCCCGTGAAATTCTCGACCACATCGCCACCCACGGCTATCAGGAATGTCTGCGCTGCCTTACCGGCGACATGGTTGGCAAAATTGCGGAGGCGCCCCTTAAATGA
- the amrB gene encoding AmmeMemoRadiSam system protein B, with protein MPERMPVVAGRFYPDAPDVLQAEVRSFLAAGKSYSATAPLDPDHKASARLSGLMLPHAGYVFCGKVLGATLTSPLGQTSAGASLPERLIILCPNHTGRGAPLAVWPQGSWRTPLGNMPVDAAMAAALCGSGGFVPDMQAHLDEHSIEVLLPFLQCLPPPRGKAGAIRSITPVCVGTMQHNSLLQAGLALAEVVRQCEKNGDRVGIIVSSDMNHFDNQEATMHKDALALSQALACDPEGLLAVVERHRITMCGAAPMALALFAAHALGEPWAELCLYDTSATASGDTHRVVGYAGLRFGLA; from the coding sequence ATGCCCGAACGCATGCCTGTTGTCGCCGGGCGCTTTTACCCCGACGCGCCCGATGTGCTGCAAGCGGAAGTGCGGTCATTTCTTGCAGCTGGCAAAAGCTATTCGGCCACCGCGCCTCTTGATCCCGACCACAAGGCATCTGCGCGTCTGAGCGGCCTCATGCTGCCCCACGCGGGCTATGTGTTTTGCGGCAAGGTTCTGGGGGCAACGCTGACCAGCCCGCTGGGGCAAACATCCGCCGGTGCCAGCCTGCCAGAGCGCCTCATTATTCTTTGCCCCAATCACACTGGCAGGGGTGCTCCCCTTGCCGTATGGCCCCAGGGCTCATGGCGCACGCCGCTGGGCAACATGCCCGTAGATGCCGCCATGGCCGCAGCATTGTGCGGATCGGGCGGTTTTGTGCCCGACATGCAGGCTCACCTTGATGAACACTCCATCGAGGTACTGCTGCCATTCTTGCAATGCCTGCCGCCGCCCCGGGGCAAGGCTGGTGCCATACGCAGCATCACACCCGTTTGCGTGGGAACCATGCAGCACAACTCCCTGCTGCAGGCAGGGCTGGCACTCGCCGAGGTGGTGCGCCAGTGCGAAAAAAACGGGGACCGTGTGGGTATCATTGTAAGCTCGGACATGAACCATTTCGACAATCAGGAAGCCACCATGCACAAGGACGCGCTGGCCCTCTCGCAGGCTCTGGCCTGCGACCCCGAAGGCCTGCTTGCGGTGGTGGAACGGCACAGGATCACCATGTGCGGTGCGGCCCCCATGGCGCTGGCCCTGTTTGCCGCCCATGCGCTTGGCGAACCATGGGCAGAGCTGTGCCTGTACGATACCTCGGCCACGGCATCGGGCGACACGCACCGCGTGGTTGGCTATGCGGGCCTGCGTTTTGGGCTTGCCTGA
- a CDS encoding integrase arm-type DNA-binding domain-containing protein, with translation MPISDTALRNAKPQAKPYKLYDADGLFIIVTPSGGKWWRLKYRFGGKEKLLSLGTYPETGLKDARGKRDEARKLIAQGIDPSAQRQAIKASITSADQDSFEVVTREWFDKHVVNLAPSYSKKIRSLFERQIFPVLGAKPIAEVEPTDVLNAARHVEQTGAIETAHRLIQICGQVFRYAIATGRTKYDVSTGLHAALPKVNVKHMATLTDKKRIGQLLRAIDAYGGFFSVRCALRLAPLLFVRPGELQKAEWAELDLPAAEWRIPASKMKMRQRHIVPLSRQALSILSELHPYTGNGQFLFPSIRTYARPSIRCTATARRASTASTPCSNTCNCL, from the coding sequence ATGCCTATCTCTGATACCGCTCTTCGCAACGCTAAGCCCCAAGCCAAGCCGTATAAGCTCTATGATGCGGACGGCCTTTTCATCATTGTTACCCCTTCTGGGGGTAAGTGGTGGCGACTCAAATACCGCTTCGGTGGCAAAGAAAAACTACTTTCGCTCGGGACTTACCCTGAAACTGGCCTCAAAGATGCCAGAGGTAAACGCGATGAAGCCCGGAAGCTAATCGCCCAAGGCATCGACCCCAGCGCCCAACGGCAAGCGATTAAAGCCAGCATCACCAGTGCAGACCAAGATTCTTTTGAAGTCGTGACGCGGGAATGGTTCGACAAGCATGTGGTCAACCTCGCCCCCAGCTACAGCAAAAAAATACGCTCCCTTTTTGAACGCCAAATTTTCCCAGTGCTCGGGGCCAAGCCCATTGCAGAAGTTGAGCCCACTGACGTTTTGAACGCAGCGCGCCACGTTGAGCAAACCGGTGCCATCGAAACAGCCCACCGCCTGATTCAAATTTGTGGGCAGGTATTTCGCTACGCCATTGCCACGGGCCGGACAAAATATGATGTTTCCACCGGCCTTCACGCCGCCCTGCCCAAGGTCAACGTTAAGCACATGGCCACGCTCACCGATAAAAAACGTATTGGACAACTTCTGCGGGCCATTGATGCCTACGGTGGATTTTTCTCCGTGCGCTGCGCCCTCAGGCTGGCTCCACTTCTTTTCGTGCGCCCAGGTGAGCTACAGAAGGCAGAATGGGCAGAGCTTGATCTTCCTGCGGCAGAATGGCGGATCCCGGCCAGCAAAATGAAAATGCGGCAGCGTCATATTGTCCCACTATCCCGCCAAGCCCTTTCTATCCTTTCCGAACTTCACCCATACACGGGCAACGGACAGTTTTTGTTTCCATCTATCCGCACATACGCGAGGCCTTCAATCAGGTGCACCGCTACAGCAAGGAGAGCTTCAACAGCGAGCACTCCCTGTTCAAATACCTGCAACTGTTTGTGA
- a CDS encoding type I restriction endonuclease subunit R — protein MHRYSKESFNSEHSLFKYLQLFVISNGTDTRYFANTTQRNKNSFDFTMNWAKADNSLIKDLKDFTVTFFQKNTLLSVLLHYSVFDVNNTLLVMRPYQIAATERILWKINNACQTKRLSTTESGGYIWHTTGSGKTLTSFKAARLATELECIDKVFFVVDRKDLDYQTMKEYQRFSPSSVNGSENTAGLKRNLDKDDNKIIVTTIQKLNNLMKDEADLPIYSRQVVFIFDECHRSQFGEAQKNLKKKFKKYIQFGFTGTPIFPQNALGAETTASVFGRELHSYVITDAIRDEKVLKFKVDYNDVRPQFKAIETEIDETKLSAAENRQALLHPERIREITQYILNNFRQKTHRFQMGAKGFNALFAVSSVDAAKLYYESFKALQSSSANPLKVATIFSFAANEEQDAVGDIQDETFDVSAMNSSAKEFLGAAIADYNALFKTNFSVESKAFQNYYRDLAQRVQNQEVDLLIVVGMFLTGFDAPTLNTLFVDKNLRYHGLMQAYSRTNRIFNATKTFGNIVTFRDLEQATIDAITLFGDKNTKNVVLEKSYKEYMEGFTDVLTGEARRGFVDVVRELEQRFPDPSAIEKESDKKAFVKLFGEYLRVESVLQNYDEFASLKALQNVDMDDPAAVEAFKAAHYLTDEDLTALRAVAVPSERKIQDYRSTYNDVREWLRREKSASNKDATTVDWDDVVFEIDLLKSQEINLDYILELIFEKNKKVRDKAALVEDVRRVIRASLGNRAKESLLVDFINQTDLDELGDKAGVIEAFFAYARAEQQREVQELISGENLNEEAAKRYITASLKREFASEHGTELNALLPKMSPLNPQYLKKKQGVFQRIAAFVEKFKGVGGQL, from the coding sequence GTGCACCGCTACAGCAAGGAGAGCTTCAACAGCGAGCACTCCCTGTTCAAATACCTGCAACTGTTTGTGATCTCCAACGGCACAGATACGCGCTATTTTGCCAACACCACGCAGCGCAACAAAAACAGCTTTGACTTCACCATGAACTGGGCCAAGGCCGACAACAGCCTTATCAAAGACCTCAAAGACTTTACCGTCACCTTTTTTCAAAAAAACACTCTGCTCAGCGTGCTGCTGCACTATTCGGTGTTTGACGTCAACAATACCCTGCTCGTCATGCGCCCCTACCAGATCGCGGCCACAGAACGCATTTTGTGGAAGATCAACAATGCCTGCCAGACCAAAAGGTTGAGCACGACCGAAAGCGGCGGCTACATCTGGCATACCACGGGCTCCGGCAAAACCCTTACCAGCTTCAAGGCGGCGCGCCTTGCCACAGAGCTTGAGTGCATCGACAAGGTCTTTTTTGTGGTTGACCGCAAAGATCTGGATTACCAGACCATGAAGGAATACCAGCGTTTTTCGCCCAGCAGCGTCAACGGCTCGGAAAACACAGCCGGGCTCAAGCGCAATCTGGACAAGGACGACAACAAGATCATCGTCACCACCATCCAGAAGCTCAACAACCTCATGAAAGACGAGGCCGACCTGCCCATCTACAGCAGGCAGGTGGTCTTTATTTTTGACGAATGCCACCGCAGCCAGTTTGGTGAGGCGCAAAAGAACCTGAAAAAAAAGTTTAAAAAATACATCCAGTTCGGCTTTACGGGCACGCCGATTTTTCCGCAAAACGCCCTTGGTGCAGAAACCACCGCCAGCGTGTTTGGCCGCGAGCTGCATTCCTATGTCATCACCGACGCCATCCGTGATGAAAAGGTGCTCAAGTTCAAGGTGGACTACAACGACGTGCGCCCGCAGTTCAAGGCCATCGAAACCGAGATTGACGAAACAAAGCTCAGCGCGGCAGAGAACCGGCAGGCCCTGCTGCACCCCGAGCGCATACGCGAGATCACCCAGTACATTCTGAACAACTTTCGGCAAAAGACCCACCGTTTTCAGATGGGGGCCAAGGGCTTTAACGCCCTGTTTGCCGTCAGCAGCGTGGATGCCGCCAAGCTGTATTACGAATCGTTCAAGGCCTTGCAGAGCAGCAGCGCCAATCCGCTCAAGGTGGCTACCATCTTCTCCTTTGCCGCCAATGAAGAGCAGGACGCCGTGGGCGATATTCAGGATGAAACCTTTGACGTCTCCGCCATGAACAGCAGCGCCAAGGAATTTTTGGGCGCGGCCATAGCCGACTACAACGCGCTGTTCAAAACCAACTTTAGCGTAGAGAGCAAGGCCTTCCAGAACTACTACCGCGACCTCGCCCAGCGCGTGCAAAATCAGGAAGTTGACCTGCTGATCGTGGTGGGCATGTTCCTTACCGGCTTTGACGCCCCCACGCTCAACACCCTGTTTGTGGATAAAAATCTGCGCTACCACGGCCTTATGCAGGCTTATTCCCGCACCAACCGCATTTTTAACGCCACCAAAACCTTTGGCAATATCGTTACCTTCCGCGATCTGGAGCAGGCGACCATCGACGCCATCACCCTGTTTGGCGATAAAAACACCAAGAACGTGGTGCTCGAAAAAAGCTACAAAGAGTACATGGAGGGCTTTACCGATGTGCTCACCGGCGAGGCGCGGCGCGGTTTTGTGGATGTGGTGCGGGAGCTGGAGCAGCGCTTTCCCGACCCCTCGGCCATTGAAAAAGAGTCGGACAAAAAGGCCTTTGTCAAACTGTTTGGCGAGTATCTGCGTGTAGAAAGCGTGCTGCAAAACTACGACGAGTTTGCCAGCCTCAAGGCCCTGCAAAACGTGGACATGGACGACCCTGCGGCGGTTGAGGCCTTCAAGGCCGCGCACTACCTCACGGATGAGGATCTGACCGCCCTGCGGGCTGTCGCCGTGCCCTCTGAACGGAAAATTCAGGACTACCGCTCAACGTACAACGACGTGCGCGAGTGGCTGCGCCGCGAAAAATCCGCCAGCAACAAAGACGCCACAACCGTCGATTGGGACGATGTTGTCTTTGAAATCGACCTGCTCAAATCGCAGGAAATCAATCTGGACTACATTCTTGAACTGATTTTTGAAAAGAACAAAAAGGTCAGGGACAAGGCCGCACTGGTTGAAGACGTGCGCCGGGTGATCCGCGCCAGCCTGGGCAACCGCGCCAAGGAGAGCCTGCTGGTCGATTTTATCAACCAGACCGATCTGGATGAGCTTGGCGACAAGGCCGGCGTGATTGAAGCCTTCTTTGCCTATGCCCGGGCTGAGCAGCAGCGCGAAGTACAGGAACTGATCAGCGGCGAAAACCTGAATGAAGAGGCGGCAAAACGCTATATCACGGCCTCGCTCAAGCGGGAATTTGCCAGCGAACACGGCACGGAGCTGAACGCCCTTCTGCCCAAGATGAGCCCACTGAACCCGCAGTACCTCAAAAAGAAGCAAGGAGTTTTTCAGCGCATCGCGGCCTTTGTGGAAAAATTCAAGGGCGTGGGCGGGCAGCTGTAG
- the dsrA gene encoding dissimilatory-type sulfite reductase subunit alpha gives MSKFATPQLDQLESGPWPSFVSDIKQEAAHRAANANNVEYQIPVDCPEDLLGVLELSYNEMETHWKHGGIVGVFGYGGGVIGRYCDQPEMFPGVAHFHTMRVAQPSGKYYHSKFLRDLCDIWDLRGSGLTNMHGSTGDIVLLGTQTAQLEEIFHELTHNMNVDLGGSGSNLRTPESCLGQSRCEYACYNTQDMCYQLTMDYQDELHRPAFPYKFKFKFDGCPNGCVCAMARSDFAVVGTWKDDIKIDQDAVKGYVGGEFAPNAGAHSGRDWGKFDIQKEVVDLCPSKCMKWDGSKLSIKTADCVRCMHCINTMPRALHIGDERGASILVGAKAPVVDGAQMGSLLVPFVSCEAPYDDVKEVIEKIWDWWMEEGKNRERVGETMKRLSFQKLLEVTDTPAAAYHVKEPRSNPYIFFKEEEVPGGWTRDLAAYRKRHQR, from the coding sequence ATGTCAAAATTCGCAACGCCGCAGTTGGACCAGCTTGAAAGCGGCCCCTGGCCGAGCTTTGTGTCTGATATCAAGCAGGAAGCGGCGCATCGAGCGGCCAATGCCAATAATGTTGAATATCAGATTCCTGTGGACTGTCCTGAAGACCTTCTGGGTGTGCTTGAGCTTTCCTACAACGAAATGGAAACTCACTGGAAGCACGGCGGCATCGTCGGCGTGTTCGGATACGGCGGCGGCGTTATCGGCCGTTACTGCGACCAGCCCGAAATGTTCCCCGGCGTGGCTCACTTCCACACCATGCGTGTGGCACAGCCTTCCGGTAAGTATTACCACAGCAAGTTCCTGCGCGACCTGTGCGACATTTGGGATCTGCGTGGTTCCGGTCTGACCAACATGCACGGTTCCACCGGTGACATCGTGCTGCTCGGTACCCAGACTGCCCAGCTGGAAGAAATCTTCCACGAACTGACCCACAACATGAACGTTGACTTGGGTGGTTCGGGCTCCAACCTGCGTACCCCTGAATCTTGCCTTGGCCAGTCGCGCTGCGAATATGCCTGCTACAACACGCAGGACATGTGCTACCAGCTGACCATGGACTATCAGGACGAACTGCACCGCCCCGCCTTCCCCTACAAGTTCAAGTTCAAGTTCGACGGTTGCCCCAACGGCTGCGTGTGCGCCATGGCGCGCTCTGACTTTGCCGTTGTCGGTACCTGGAAGGACGACATCAAGATCGACCAGGACGCCGTGAAGGGCTACGTGGGCGGCGAATTCGCCCCCAACGCTGGCGCTCACTCCGGTCGTGACTGGGGCAAGTTCGACATCCAGAAGGAAGTCGTTGACCTGTGCCCCTCCAAGTGCATGAAGTGGGACGGCTCCAAGCTTTCCATCAAGACCGCCGACTGCGTGCGCTGCATGCACTGCATCAACACCATGCCCCGCGCTCTGCACATCGGTGACGAACGCGGCGCGAGCATCCTCGTGGGCGCCAAGGCTCCCGTGGTGGACGGCGCCCAGATGGGTTCGCTGCTCGTGCCTTTCGTCTCCTGTGAAGCCCCTTACGATGACGTGAAAGAAGTCATCGAAAAGATTTGGGACTGGTGGATGGAAGAAGGCAAGAACCGCGAGCGCGTGGGTGAAACCATGAAGCGCCTGTCGTTCCAGAAGCTGCTGGAAGTCACCGACACTCCCGCCGCTGCCTACCATGTGAAGGAACCGCGTTCCAACCCGTACATCTTCTTCAAGGAAGAAGAAGTGCCCGGCGGCTGGACCCGCGACCTCGCTGCTTACCGCAAACGCCATCAACGCTAG
- a CDS encoding dihydroorotase produces the protein MSLLIKNARHLDAPVDLLVRHGKIVTMTPAGHHSYDSREVFDAQGLMLMPSCTDAHAHLREPGFEYKEDIASGLEAAARGGFGNIMCMANTKPVNDSASITRAMLESARNSHPQGPRLCPIAAATVGLKGEEMAPLAELKEAGCVAVSNDGRPLENAELVRRIMEYGADLGLILIDHCEDPHLARGWRMHEGVTSGLLGVKGQPAAGEANQAMRDIMLAEYLGIPVHIAHVSAALTVDCIAWGKARGVKVTAETCPHYLLLDETALEGYNTQAKVSPPLRTAADREALRRAVKDGTIDILATDHAPHAAHEKEGTLDDAMCGFTGLDLAVSLTWGLVVDGVLAEADIHRLWSHRPAEIFNLPRNTFTPGDPADFFLFDPDESWIPSQETLYSKSCNTPFLGQPLRGRVKHHWMGGMQLF, from the coding sequence ATGAGTCTTCTGATCAAAAACGCACGCCACCTTGATGCCCCCGTTGACCTGCTGGTGCGGCACGGCAAGATTGTTACCATGACCCCCGCTGGCCACCACTCCTATGACAGCCGCGAGGTTTTTGACGCGCAGGGCCTCATGCTCATGCCCAGCTGCACCGATGCCCACGCGCACCTGCGCGAACCCGGCTTTGAATACAAGGAAGACATAGCCTCAGGTCTGGAGGCTGCCGCGCGCGGCGGTTTTGGCAACATCATGTGCATGGCCAACACCAAACCCGTCAACGACTCGGCCAGCATCACGCGGGCCATGCTTGAAAGCGCTCGCAACAGCCACCCGCAAGGGCCGCGCCTGTGCCCCATTGCCGCCGCCACCGTGGGGCTCAAGGGCGAAGAAATGGCCCCCCTCGCGGAACTCAAGGAGGCGGGCTGCGTTGCCGTTTCCAACGATGGCCGCCCGCTGGAAAATGCCGAACTGGTGCGCCGTATCATGGAATATGGGGCCGACCTTGGCCTTATACTCATCGACCACTGCGAAGACCCGCATCTGGCAAGGGGTTGGCGCATGCACGAGGGCGTGACCAGCGGCCTGCTGGGCGTCAAGGGTCAGCCCGCCGCTGGCGAGGCCAATCAGGCCATGCGCGACATCATGCTGGCCGAATATCTTGGTATTCCCGTGCACATCGCCCACGTTTCCGCAGCGCTCACTGTAGACTGCATTGCCTGGGGCAAGGCCCGTGGCGTCAAGGTTACCGCCGAAACCTGCCCCCACTACCTGCTGCTGGATGAAACCGCTCTCGAGGGCTACAACACCCAGGCCAAGGTAAGCCCGCCCCTGCGCACCGCCGCCGACCGCGAAGCCCTGCGCCGCGCGGTCAAGGATGGCACCATCGACATTCTTGCCACAGACCACGCCCCCCATGCCGCCCACGAAAAGGAAGGCACGCTGGACGACGCCATGTGCGGTTTTACCGGCCTTGATCTGGCCGTCAGCCTCACCTGGGGCCTGGTGGTTGACGGAGTGCTTGCAGAGGCAGATATTCATCGTCTGTGGAGCCACCGCCCGGCAGAAATATTTAACCTGCCGCGCAACACCTTCACCCCCGGCGACCCGGCTGATTTTTTCCTCTTTGACCCGGACGAATCGTGGATTCCGAGTCAGGAGACCCTCTACTCCAAAAGCTGCAACACGCCATTTCTGGGGCAGCCCCTGCGCGGCAGGGTCAAGCACCACTGGATGGGCGGCATGCAGCTGTTCTGA
- a CDS encoding SufD family Fe-S cluster assembly protein yields MSSVNLSRFQFNGGENAAPIENLAALPREDQERLVLAGIDVHDHTSSGAFMQLNHAGVHCETRHEGLDLMDIRTALKKFDGLPQYFWKLLNPEKDEFTRMAQEQCNGGYFVRARKGVKIAQPVQSCMFIKGHGAGQSIHNIVVVEEGAELHILGGCATAHDARDAAHLGVTEYYVEKGGKLTFTMIHNWGDSTTVRPRSAGIVEAGGEFQNNYILLKPVGDLQMYPTMTLAGAGAVARFNSVVVAPTGSYVDCGNRIDLAAPETRGEIISRVVTTGGTVINRGFIGASAAPAKGHLECKGLILGGGRMHAIPELDSNQDGVELSHEAAVGKIAQEEIEYLMARGLDEDEAAATIVRGFLNVDIMGLPAPLKKAMDEQISLLEAGNAM; encoded by the coding sequence ATGAGCTCTGTAAATCTTTCCCGCTTTCAGTTTAACGGCGGCGAAAACGCCGCGCCCATCGAAAACCTTGCCGCCCTGCCCCGCGAGGATCAGGAACGTCTGGTGCTGGCCGGTATTGATGTGCACGACCACACATCGAGCGGTGCGTTCATGCAGCTCAACCACGCTGGCGTGCACTGCGAAACCCGCCACGAGGGCCTCGACCTCATGGATATCCGCACGGCGCTGAAAAAATTCGACGGACTGCCCCAGTATTTCTGGAAGCTGCTGAATCCTGAAAAGGATGAATTTACGCGCATGGCGCAGGAGCAGTGCAACGGCGGCTACTTTGTGCGGGCGCGCAAGGGCGTAAAAATCGCCCAGCCCGTGCAGTCGTGCATGTTTATCAAGGGGCACGGCGCGGGCCAGAGCATCCACAATATTGTGGTGGTGGAAGAAGGCGCAGAGCTGCATATTCTTGGTGGCTGCGCCACTGCCCACGATGCCAGGGATGCCGCGCACCTCGGCGTGACAGAATATTATGTGGAAAAAGGCGGCAAGCTCACCTTTACCATGATCCACAACTGGGGCGACAGCACCACGGTGCGCCCCCGCTCTGCTGGCATTGTTGAAGCCGGGGGCGAGTTTCAGAACAATTACATACTGCTCAAGCCCGTGGGCGACCTGCAGATGTACCCCACCATGACCCTGGCCGGAGCCGGAGCCGTGGCCCGATTCAATTCTGTTGTGGTGGCTCCCACCGGTTCGTATGTGGACTGCGGCAACCGCATTGATCTGGCCGCCCCCGAAACGCGCGGCGAAATCATCTCGCGCGTTGTCACCACCGGCGGCACGGTCATCAACCGTGGCTTTATCGGCGCATCTGCCGCGCCCGCAAAGGGCCACCTTGAATGCAAGGGGCTCATACTCGGTGGCGGGCGCATGCACGCCATCCCCGAGCTCGACAGCAACCAGGACGGCGTGGAACTTTCGCACGAGGCCGCCGTGGGCAAGATCGCGCAGGAGGAAATTGAATACCTCATGGCGCGCGGTCTGGACGAAGACGAAGCCGCGGCCACCATTGTGCGGGGCTTTTTGAATGTGGACATCATGGGTCTGCCCGCTCCGCTGAAAAAGGCCATGGACGAACAGATATCCCTGCTGGAAGCGGGCAACGCCATGTAG
- a CDS encoding NAD-dependent succinate-semialdehyde dehydrogenase, producing the protein MYRILLDQKLFRTQCLINGRWRDAADKSVIEVVNPANGKLLGTVPNCGEAETREAIEAAQAAFGSWSARTPLERGALLHDWERAIADNIEDLARLLTLEEGKPLAEARAEILQGASYFPWFAEEARRYSGDVTPVYRHGVQAITRHAPVGVAAAITPWNFPMSMIPRKVAPALAAGCTMVVKPASATPYSALAMAELAMRVGIPAGVFNVVTGSARSIGNEITSNPLVRKLSFTGSTAVGLQLATQCGATLKRLSMELGGNAPFLVFDDADMDKSVTMAMGCKFRNAGQTCICANRFLVQDRVVEDFTTNLLDHITALRVGDGLKPETDMGPLINADAVEHTDALVRDAVEKGAQLLIGGKPHSLGGNFYEPTLLLGLTPEMRIFREEIFGPVAAIMPFDTEEEAVELANLTEFGLASYVCTRDMPRIWRLFNKLQYGMAGFNDAGLAAAETPFGGVKFSGIGREGSREGLQEYMETHYALLGGLN; encoded by the coding sequence ATGTACCGTATACTGCTCGACCAGAAACTGTTCCGCACCCAGTGTCTTATTAACGGACGCTGGCGAGATGCGGCAGACAAAAGTGTTATTGAGGTGGTTAACCCCGCCAACGGCAAGCTGCTGGGCACCGTGCCCAACTGCGGCGAGGCTGAAACCCGCGAAGCCATCGAGGCGGCTCAGGCCGCCTTTGGCTCCTGGAGCGCAAGAACGCCCCTGGAACGCGGAGCCCTGCTGCACGACTGGGAGCGCGCCATTGCCGACAATATTGAAGACCTGGCCCGCCTGCTTACCCTTGAAGAAGGCAAACCCCTGGCGGAAGCCAGGGCAGAGATTCTGCAGGGGGCCTCGTACTTTCCCTGGTTCGCAGAGGAAGCCCGCCGCTACAGCGGCGACGTAACCCCTGTGTACCGGCACGGGGTGCAGGCCATAACCCGTCATGCCCCCGTCGGCGTTGCCGCGGCCATCACACCGTGGAACTTCCCCATGTCCATGATCCCGCGCAAGGTGGCCCCTGCCCTTGCCGCGGGCTGCACCATGGTGGTCAAACCCGCCAGCGCCACACCTTACAGCGCACTGGCCATGGCAGAGCTGGCCATGCGCGTGGGCATTCCCGCCGGCGTGTTCAACGTTGTTACCGGCAGCGCACGCAGCATTGGCAACGAAATCACGTCCAACCCGCTGGTGCGCAAACTGAGCTTTACCGGCTCCACAGCCGTGGGCCTGCAGCTGGCAACCCAGTGCGGTGCAACGCTCAAGCGTCTTTCCATGGAACTGGGCGGCAACGCCCCCTTCCTTGTGTTTGACGACGCCGACATGGACAAGTCCGTGACCATGGCCATGGGCTGCAAATTCCGCAATGCCGGGCAAACATGCATCTGCGCCAACCGTTTTCTGGTGCAGGACCGGGTGGTGGAAGACTTCACCACCAACCTGCTCGACCACATTACGGCCCTGCGCGTGGGCGACGGCCTCAAGCCGGAAACGGACATGGGGCCGCTCATCAACGCCGACGCTGTGGAGCATACCGACGCGCTGGTCAGGGATGCGGTGGAAAAAGGCGCGCAGCTGTTGATTGGCGGTAAACCCCACAGCCTGGGCGGCAATTTTTACGAACCCACCCTGCTGCTGGGCCTTACGCCAGAGATGCGCATTTTCCGCGAGGAAATTTTCGGCCCCGTGGCGGCAATCATGCCCTTTGACACAGAAGAAGAGGCCGTGGAACTTGCCAACCTTACGGAATTCGGCCTTGCCTCCTACGTGTGCACCCGCGACATGCCCCGCATCTGGCGGCTTTTCAACAAGCTTCAGTACGGCATGGCGGGCTTCAACGACGCTGGCCTTGCCGCAGCCGAGACTCCCTTTGGCGGCGTGAAGTTCAGCGGCATTGGTCGCGAGGGCAGCCGGGAAGGACTGCAGGAATACATGGAAACCCATTATGCTTTGCTGGGTGGGCTGAACTGA